One Cynocephalus volans isolate mCynVol1 chromosome 7, mCynVol1.pri, whole genome shotgun sequence genomic region harbors:
- the STAMBPL1 gene encoding AMSH-like protease, with amino-acid sequence MDQPFTVNSLKKLAAMPDHTDVSLSPEERVRALSKLGCNITISEDITPRRYFRSGVEMERMASVYLEEGNLENAFVLYNKFITLFVEKLPSHRDYEQCAVPEKQDIMKKLKEIAFPRTDELKKDLLKKYNIEYQEYLQSKNKYKAEILKQLEHQRLIEAERKRIAQMRQQQLESEQFLFFEDQLKKQELARGQMRSQETPALSEQIDGSALSCFSTHQNNSLLNVFADQPNKSDATNYASHSPPVDRALKPAAALSAVQNLVVEKLRCVVLPKDLCHRFLLLAESNTVRGIETCGILCGKLTHNEFTITHVIVPKQSAGPDYCDMENVEELFSVQDQYNLLTLGWIHTHPTQTAFLSSVDLHTHCSYQLMLPEAVAIVCSPKHKDTGIFRLTNAGMLEVSACKKKGFHPHTKDPRLFSICRHVLVKDIKVVVLDLR; translated from the exons ATGGATCAGCCATTTACTGTGAATTCTCTG AAAAAGCTAGCTGCTATGCCTGACCACACAGATGTTTCCCTAAGCCCAGAAGAGCGAGTCCGTGCCCTAAGCAAGcttggttgtaatatcaccatcAGTGAAGACATCACTCCACGCCGCTACTTTAGATCTGGAGTAGAAATGGAGAGAATGGCATCTGTGTATTTAGAAGAAGGAAACTTGGAAAATGCCTTTGTTCTTTATAACAAATTTATAAC cttGTTTGTAGAAAAGCTTCCTAGCCATCGAGATTACGAGCAGTGTGCAGTACCCGAAAAGCAGGATATTATGAAG aaactgaaggAGATTGCATTCCCAAGGACAGATGAATTGAAGAAGgaccttttaaagaaatataacataGAATACCaagaatatttgcaaagcaaA aacaaatataaaGCCGAAATTCTCAAACAACTGGAGCATCAGAGATTGATAGAGGCAGAAAGGAAGCGGATTGCTCAGATGCGCCAGCAGCAGCTAGAATCGGAGCAGTTTCTGTTTTTTGAAGATCAGCTCAAGAAGCAAGAATTAGCCCGGGGTCAAATGCGAAGTCAGGAAACCCCCGCCCTGTCGGAGCAGATCGATGGGAGTGCTTTGTCCTGCTTTTCCACACACCAGAACAATTCCTTGCTGAATGTATTTGCAGATCAACCTAATAAAAGTGATGCAACCAATTATGCTAGCCACTCACCTCCCGTGGACAGGGCCTTGAAGCCAGCTGCTGCTCTAAGTGCTGTTCAAA atTTAGTGGTTGAAAAATTGCGATGTGTAGTTTTGCCAAAAGATCTTTGCCACAGATTTCTGCTGCTGGCAGAATCTAACACAGTGAGAGGAATAGAAACCTGTGGAATACTCTGTGGAAAACTG ACGCATAATGAATTTACTATTACCCATGTCATCGTGCCAAAGCAGTCTGCGGGACCAGACTATTGCGACATGGAGAATGTAGAAGAATTATTCAGTGTTCAGGATCAATACAATCTCCTCACTCTGGGATGGATCCAT ACACATCCCACCCAAACTGCATTCTTGTCTAGCGTGGATCTGCACACTCACTGTTCCTACCAGCTCATGTTGCCAGAGGCTGTTGCCATCGTCTGCTCACCAAAGCATAAGGA CACTGGCATCTTCAGGCTCACCAATGCTGGCATGCTTGAGGTTTCTGCTTGTAAGAAGAAGGGCTTTCATCCACACACCAAGGACCCCAGGCTGTTCAGT ataTGCAGACATGTGTTGGTAAAAGACATAAAAGTAGTTGTGTTGGATCTGAGGTGA